ACGGCGGTGTCCGGTGGCAGGGCCGAGCCGTCCAGCTCGCCGCTCGCCAGCAGGACCCGCTCGTGCTCGGGCAGCTCGCACGGTTCGGTGGACAGGTTCACCACGCAGCCGAAACCGGGGGTCCGGCTGAACGACAGGACCCCCTCCGGCGAGTCGTTCCAGACGAGATCGCCCTCACCGAGCGCGGGGTGCTCCCGGCGGATCCCCAGGGCGGAGCGGTACAACTCCAGCATCGAGCCGGGCCGCCCCCGCTGGTGCTCCACGGTGTGCTCGGCCCAGTCGTCCGGTTGCGGCAACCAGGGCTCGACCGCCTCCGAGGGGCCGAAGCCGAACGGGGGCCGAGAACCGGACCAGGGCAGCGGCACGCGGCAGCCGTCGCGGCCGCGCTCGGTGTGGCCGGTGCGTTCCCAGATCGGGTCCTGCAGGAACCGGTCCGGGATGTCCTCGACTTCCGGCAGTCCGAGTTCCTCACCCTGGTACACGTAGGCGCCGCCGGGAAGGGACAGCATGAGCAGCGCGGCCGCCCGCGCCCGGCGCGTCCCCAGCTTCAGGTCGACCGGCCCCTCGGCGCGGTAGTTCTCCCCCGCCTCCCACTTGTGCTGCGGTCTGCCGTAGCGGCTGAGGTGGCGCATCACGTCGTGGTTGGACAGCACCCAGGTGGACGGGGCACCGACCCGCCCGAGGGTCGACGTGGTGGACTCGATGGTCTCGCGCAGCTCCCGGGCGTCCCAGCCGCACCGGAGGAACTCGAAGTTGAAGGCGGTGTGCAGCCCCTCGGGGCGGACGTAGTTGGCCAACCGGTGCGGGCTGTCGGCTCCCGCCTCGGCCACGAACTTGCGCTCCCCCGGGTACTCCTCGGCGATCGCGCGCCACCGCCGGTAGATCTCGTGCACCTCGTCGCGGTCCCAGTGCGGGTGCTGACCGTCCGGATAGCCCCGCGTGTTGTCACTGGAGATCGCATCCGGCAGTTCGGCGTCCTTGACCAGCCCGTGGGCCACGTCGATCCGGAAACCGTCGACGCCGCGGTCGAACCAGAACCGGAGGATGTCCTCGAACTCCGCGCGAACCTCCGGGTGGTCCCAGTTCAGGTCCGGCTGCTCGGGGGCGAACAGGTGCAGATACCACTCCCCTGGCGTGCCGTCCGGTTCGGTCACCCGGGTCCAGGCGGGGCCGCCGAACCGGGAGACCCAGTTGTTGGGCGGGTACTCGCCGTGTTCGCCGCGCCCCGGTCGGAAGACGTAGCGGGCGCGCTCGGCGCTTGCCGGACCAGCCGCCAGCGCGGCGCGGAACCACTCATGCTGGTCGGAGGTGTGGTTGGGCACGATGTCGGGGATGACCCGGATGTCGTGCTCGTGGGCCTCGGTGATCAGCTTCTCGGCCTCGGCGAGCGTGCCGAACCGGGGGTCGATGTCGCGGAAGTCGGCGACGTCGTAACCGGCGTCGGCCTGGGGAGAGACGTACCAGGGCGTGATCCAGATGGCGTCGATGCCCAGCTCCCGCAGGTAGGGCAGCCTCGAACGGATCCCCTCGATGTCTCCCATGCCGTCCCCGTCGCCGTCGGCGAAACTGCGGATGTAGATCTGGTAGATCACCGCGTCGCGCCACCAGGGCGTGGCTGGGGAGTCGGACGAGTTCCGCAAAACGCGCTCCTTCGATGAGTTCGGACCTGAGCGGCCACGCCGAATCGCGCGTGACCGGATGGTGCTACTTCAAACCGCCGGAGGTGAGACCGGCGATGATCCTTCGCTGGAAAATGAGCACCCCGATGACCAGTGGGATCGTGACGATGACCCCGGCGGCCATCTGGGTGCCGAAGGGCTGGTCGTACTGCGTGGCGCCGGTGAACTTCGAGATCGCCACGGTGACGGTCTGCATCTCCCGTTCGTTGACCATGGAGAGGGCGATGATGAACTCGTTCCAGGCCAGGATGAAGGTCAGGATCGCCGTGGTGAACATGCCGGGCGCGGCCAGCGGCACGATGATCTTGCGAAACGCCTGGCCGGGCGTGCAGCCGTCCACCATGGCGGCCTGCTCCAGTTCCTGCGGCATCTGGCGGAAGAACATGGTCAGGTTCCACACCGCGAGCGGGAGCGCGAACGACAGGCTGGGCAGGATCATCGCCTGGTAGGTGTTGATCCAGCCGATGTCGGTGAACAGCCGGAGCAGCGGGACGATCAGCGAGATCCCCGGGAACATGCTGGTCGCGATGATCAGCGACAGCACCAGGTTCTTCCCCCGGAAGGCCAGCCGGGCCAGCGCGTAGGCCGTCGAGGTGCCGATGACCAGCGTCAGAACGGTGGTCGTCGACGCCACGATCAGGCTGTTCAGCAGGGCACGGCCGAATCCGGTGCCGGGCTCGAACACGGCCCGGAAGTTCTCCACCGACCAGGTGCGTGGCAGCGGGCTCAGATCGTACTGGTCGGCGGGTCTGCGGAACGCGGTGACCACCATCCAGTAGAAGGGGGCCAGGCAGTACAGCACGATGCCTGCCACGCCCAGCACCGGAAGCCACTTCCTGGCATCGAAGCGGCGGCGCGTGGTCCGACGTGCCGCCTGGGTCGCCGTGGTCATCGGGCACTCCCCTTTCCGCGCCGCGAACGAACTCCGCCCTTCCTCGGAACCTGCGAGCGCACCTCACCGATCACGTCCGCGCCGAGCAGCTTGACGAACACGAACGCGATCAGCGCCACGTAGGCGAACAGCAGGGTGGCGTAGGCGGCGGCGGGGCCGTAGTGCACGTTCGTCGCTTCGGAGAAGGCCAGCATGGACAACGTCTCCACCGAGTCCTTCTGCTGACCGATCAGGATGAACGGCAGGTCGAACATGCGCAGCGCATCGAGCATCCGGAACAGCACCGCCACCACCAGGGCCGGTTTCACCAGCGGCAGCGTGATGTGCCAGAAGCGCCGCCAGGACCCGGCACCGTCCACGGTGGCCGCCTCGTGCACCTCGCGGGAGATGACCTGCAACCCCGCCAGCACCAGCAGGCCCACGAACGGGGCCGTCTTCCAGACCTCGGCGGTGATCACGGCGATCTTCGAGGCGATGGCCTGCGAGCTCCACAGCACCTGTTCGCCCAGCACCGCGTTCGCCACCCCGTCCGGCGCGAAGATCCACCGCCACAGCAGCGCGGACACCGCGGTCGGAATCGCCCACGGCACGAGCACGCTCGCGCGCACCAGGCCGCGTCCCCGGAAGGCCTGGTGCATCACCAGGGCCATGGCCATTCCCAGCACGGCCTCCAACGTGACCGTGACCACCGTGAAGAAGGTGGTGTTCCAGAAGGCGTTCCAGAATCGTTCGGCCGCCGGGCCGAACAGGATGTCCGCGTAGGTTCCCAGCCCGACGAATTCCCGCCCCTCGACCACGAACCCCTGTGCGTCCAGCCGCTGCCCGGAGACGAACAGCGACTGGTACAGCGCGGCCAGTATCGGGTACATGACCACCACGGCCAGCACCAGCAGCGTCGGCGAGACCAGCGCCGAGGCCAACCTGGCCGTGCCCGCCACGGAGCCGGACCTCCGTCCCCTCGGTGACCCCGGGGGATCGCTTCCCGGTTGCCCCGGCTCGACGGCCGAGTTCGTCGAAGCATCGGTCGTCATCGACATGGACTCCCCTCTCCCGTCACCCGGCGAGCGGAGCGGAGTCCGCTCGCCGGGCGGGTCGCGAAGGCGTGGATCACCGCTCGATCAGCTCTTCCAGCCTGCGCTGCAGGTCGCTCAGCGCCTGTCGCGGCTGCTTGTTCCCCTTGAGCGCGGCGTAGACCTCGTCCTGGACGGCCAGCGTGACGTCGCCGTAGTTGACCACGCGCGGACGCGGCTCGGCCCCCTTGATGGACTTCTTCAGGGTGTCCAGGTACGGGTACTCCTCCCGCAGTTCCGGGTCGTCGTAGAGGGCGCTGCGCGTGGGCGCCAGCGACCCCTTGACCAGACGCTGCCGTTGCTGCTCCTCCGAGGTGTAGAACTTGATGAACTCCAGGGCGGTGGCCTTGTTCTCCGCGAAGGACGAGATCGCGAGGTTGTGCCCACCGAGGCTGGACACGCCCTTGCCGGTGATTCCGGGCAGCGGTGCGACCCCGAAGTCGCCCGCGACCTTCGACGAGCCGTCGTCGGCGTCGGCCTGCGACCACATGAACGGCCAGTTGCGGCTGAAGACGAGTTCACCGCCGATGAACGCGCGCTTGTTCGGCTGCTCCTTGTAGGCGATCGCCGCGCGCGGGATCGTGCCGGAGCGGAAACCCTCGACCATGGTTTCGAGCCCGCGAAGGGCCTCCGGCGAGTCCACCGTGGGTTGTCCCTGAGCATCGACGATCCGTCCACCGGCCCCGTGCACGGCCTCGGCGAAGTTGACCGTCAGCCCCTCGTACTTGGCGTGCTGGCCCGCGTAGCAGGACATTCCCTCGGCGGCCGGGAGTTTCAGCACCTCGGCGCAGATCTCGCGCATCTCCTCGCGCGTCGTCGGTGGCTCGGCGCCGACCTCGCTGAGCAGGTCCTTCCGGTAGTACAGCAGGCCACCGTCGGAGTAGGCGGGTACGGAGAAGAGCTTGCCGCGGTACTCGGCCGTTTT
The nucleotide sequence above comes from Actinopolyspora erythraea. Encoded proteins:
- a CDS encoding ABC transporter substrate-binding protein; the protein is MKPLRWRFASVVAVAAFAVAGCGGGGGDSSASSEISGRGPITFATGKDVTGAVTQAVETWNDSHPEQRVRLIELPADGDQQRQQMVQNAQTESGAFTVLDLDNVWNAEFAANRWVVELPKQEFDFSPFLESAMKTAEYRGKLFSVPAYSDGGLLYYRKDLLSEVGAEPPTTREEMREICAEVLKLPAAEGMSCYAGQHAKYEGLTVNFAEAVHGAGGRIVDAQGQPTVDSPEALRGLETMVEGFRSGTIPRAAIAYKEQPNKRAFIGGELVFSRNWPFMWSQADADDGSSKVAGDFGVAPLPGITGKGVSSLGGHNLAISSFAENKATALEFIKFYTSEEQQRQRLVKGSLAPTRSALYDDPELREEYPYLDTLKKSIKGAEPRPRVVNYGDVTLAVQDEVYAALKGNKQPRQALSDLQRRLEELIER
- a CDS encoding carbohydrate ABC transporter permease, translating into MTTDASTNSAVEPGQPGSDPPGSPRGRRSGSVAGTARLASALVSPTLLVLAVVVMYPILAALYQSLFVSGQRLDAQGFVVEGREFVGLGTYADILFGPAAERFWNAFWNTTFFTVVTVTLEAVLGMAMALVMHQAFRGRGLVRASVLVPWAIPTAVSALLWRWIFAPDGVANAVLGEQVLWSSQAIASKIAVITAEVWKTAPFVGLLVLAGLQVISREVHEAATVDGAGSWRRFWHITLPLVKPALVVAVLFRMLDALRMFDLPFILIGQQKDSVETLSMLAFSEATNVHYGPAAAYATLLFAYVALIAFVFVKLLGADVIGEVRSQVPRKGGVRSRRGKGSAR
- a CDS encoding glycoside hydrolase family 13 protein — encoded protein: MRNSSDSPATPWWRDAVIYQIYIRSFADGDGDGMGDIEGIRSRLPYLRELGIDAIWITPWYVSPQADAGYDVADFRDIDPRFGTLAEAEKLITEAHEHDIRVIPDIVPNHTSDQHEWFRAALAAGPASAERARYVFRPGRGEHGEYPPNNWVSRFGGPAWTRVTEPDGTPGEWYLHLFAPEQPDLNWDHPEVRAEFEDILRFWFDRGVDGFRIDVAHGLVKDAELPDAISSDNTRGYPDGQHPHWDRDEVHEIYRRWRAIAEEYPGERKFVAEAGADSPHRLANYVRPEGLHTAFNFEFLRCGWDARELRETIESTTSTLGRVGAPSTWVLSNHDVMRHLSRYGRPQHKWEAGENYRAEGPVDLKLGTRRARAAALLMLSLPGGAYVYQGEELGLPEVEDIPDRFLQDPIWERTGHTERGRDGCRVPLPWSGSRPPFGFGPSEAVEPWLPQPDDWAEHTVEHQRGRPGSMLELYRSALGIRREHPALGEGDLVWNDSPEGVLSFSRTPGFGCVVNLSTEPCELPEHERVLLASGELDGSALPPDTAVWLAL
- a CDS encoding carbohydrate ABC transporter permease encodes the protein MTTATQAARRTTRRRFDARKWLPVLGVAGIVLYCLAPFYWMVVTAFRRPADQYDLSPLPRTWSVENFRAVFEPGTGFGRALLNSLIVASTTTVLTLVIGTSTAYALARLAFRGKNLVLSLIIATSMFPGISLIVPLLRLFTDIGWINTYQAMILPSLSFALPLAVWNLTMFFRQMPQELEQAAMVDGCTPGQAFRKIIVPLAAPGMFTTAILTFILAWNEFIIALSMVNEREMQTVTVAISKFTGATQYDQPFGTQMAAGVIVTIPLVIGVLIFQRRIIAGLTSGGLK